In Marinicauda algicola, one DNA window encodes the following:
- the fabD gene encoding ACP S-malonyltransferase, which produces MVLAFTFPGQGSQAVGMGRELADAFASARAVFEAVDDALGQKLSAIMWEGPSETLTLTENAQPALMANSLAVMAALEAEFGISVIAAKYVAGHSLGEYSALAAAGALSLDDAARLLKLRGQAMQQAVPVGRGAMAALLGADEDLAERAVKAGAEHGVVGIANDNAPGQIVISGEKPAVEAAMAAAQAEGLKKAMMLPVSAPFHCALMQPAAEAMAEALRRTEIRQPKVPVVTNVSAEAIEDPNLIQAQLVEQVTGRVRWRESVLWMADGGIDRFVECGAGKVLTTMLKRTIKDASGTALNTPEDLEAFAKEIKG; this is translated from the coding sequence ATGGTGCTCGCGTTTACCTTTCCGGGACAGGGCAGTCAGGCCGTCGGGATGGGCAGGGAGCTCGCCGACGCGTTCGCGTCGGCCCGCGCGGTGTTCGAGGCGGTCGACGACGCGCTCGGCCAGAAACTCTCCGCGATCATGTGGGAGGGCCCCTCGGAGACCCTCACCCTGACCGAGAATGCCCAGCCGGCCCTGATGGCCAACTCGCTCGCCGTGATGGCGGCGCTGGAGGCCGAGTTCGGGATTTCCGTCATCGCGGCGAAATACGTGGCCGGCCACTCGCTGGGCGAGTACTCGGCGCTGGCCGCGGCCGGCGCGCTCTCGCTCGACGATGCGGCCCGGCTCCTGAAGCTGCGCGGCCAGGCGATGCAGCAGGCGGTCCCCGTCGGCAGGGGTGCGATGGCCGCGCTCCTCGGCGCCGACGAGGACCTCGCCGAGCGCGCGGTCAAGGCCGGCGCCGAGCACGGCGTGGTGGGCATCGCCAACGACAATGCGCCCGGCCAGATCGTGATCTCCGGGGAGAAGCCCGCGGTGGAGGCCGCGATGGCGGCCGCCCAGGCGGAGGGGCTGAAGAAGGCGATGATGCTCCCCGTCTCCGCGCCCTTCCATTGCGCCCTGATGCAGCCGGCCGCCGAGGCCATGGCCGAGGCCCTGCGCCGCACCGAGATCCGCCAGCCGAAAGTGCCGGTCGTCACCAACGTTTCGGCCGAGGCGATCGAGGATCCCAATCTCATCCAGGCCCAGCTCGTGGAACAGGTGACCGGCCGCGTGCGCTGGCGGGAGAGCGTTCTGTGGATGGCCGATGGCGGCATCGACCGCTTCGTGGAGTGCGGCGCGGGCAAGGTGCTCACCACCATGCTCAAGCGCACGATCAAGGACGCGAGCGGGACTGCGCTCAACACGCCGGAGGACCTCGAGGCCTTCGCGAAAGAGATCAAGGGATAG
- the rplI gene encoding 50S ribosomal protein L9, translated as MQVVLIERVDKLGAIGDVVDVRPGYARNFLLPQQKALRATPANMARFERERELLEKRNEERAAKAREEGAHLDGASFTLIRQASESGQLYGSVSTRDIAEAASTEEFTVTRGMVDLNTAIKTLGVHEVRLVLHPDVDVTVKINVARTPEEAERQARGEDVIASAAEEDRALAEAQAAQLFEEGAEPEEFTSDEESEAEGETAEGEGEEKA; from the coding sequence ATGCAAGTCGTTCTCATCGAACGTGTCGACAAGCTCGGCGCCATCGGCGACGTGGTGGACGTGCGTCCGGGCTATGCCCGCAACTTCCTCCTGCCCCAGCAGAAGGCCCTGCGCGCGACGCCGGCCAACATGGCCCGCTTCGAGCGCGAGCGCGAGCTGCTGGAAAAGCGCAACGAAGAGCGCGCCGCCAAGGCCCGCGAGGAAGGCGCTCATCTGGACGGTGCGTCCTTCACCCTGATCCGTCAGGCTTCCGAGAGCGGCCAGCTCTACGGTTCGGTGTCCACCCGCGACATCGCCGAGGCGGCCTCCACCGAGGAGTTCACGGTCACGCGCGGCATGGTCGACCTCAACACCGCGATCAAGACGCTGGGCGTGCACGAGGTTCGCCTCGTCCTGCACCCCGACGTCGACGTCACGGTGAAGATCAACGTCGCACGCACCCCGGAAGAAGCCGAGCGCCAGGCCCGCGGCGAGGACGTCATCGCGTCCGCCGCCGAGGAGGACCGCGCGCTCGCCGAAGCCCAGGCCGCCCAGCTCTTCGAGGAAGGCGCCGAGCCGGAGGAATTCACCTCCGACGAGGAGTCCGAAGCCGAAGGCGAGACGGCCGAAGGCGAAGGCGAGGAGAAGGCGTAA
- a CDS encoding alpha/beta hydrolase family protein, whose product MARKFASVLGLGLVTAWLVGCEAPPQDGAGTQDAGSGRHSAEVFFNTTSFSLAGAGGHAFSADTGQLLISSDETGVFNAYRLDPETGTREALTQSTDNAVFAVSWFPADGRALVTMDEGGNELNHVYVRELDGTLTDLTPGENVKASFSGWSADGAQFWITTNERDPAAFDLYVYDADDYERALVFENADALAPAAISPDGRWLALERPRTSADSDILLVDLSSEDRTPRLITAHEGNIAYGVYTFTPDSEALVYATDEHGEWNQAWRYDIETGEQAPLIEAEWDVMYVAYSPSGRYRVSALNADGFTDVSILDEETGGELLLPASVPAGDLASVRFNPAETQVAFLVTSSTAPANVHWVDLRSGEHRQLTEALNPALDPEDLVEAQVVRFESFDGLEIPGILYRPHGASADNPVPALVLVHGGPGGQSRAGYSAMIQHLVNNGYAVYAANNRGSSGYGKTFFHMDDRRHGEEDLRDIVAAGDYLRAQDWVRDDAVGVIGGSYGGYITAAALAFHPEAFDVGINIFGVTNWVRTLQSIPPWWEAFREALYDEMGDPATDEERHRAISPLFHAQNIVKPLLVVQGANDPRVLQVESDELVEAVRANGVPVEYVIFPDEGHGFLRRENRITASNAYVAFLDRYLRGDAPEAAAE is encoded by the coding sequence ATGGCTCGAAAGTTTGCATCGGTTCTGGGACTCGGTCTCGTCACTGCTTGGCTCGTGGGCTGCGAGGCACCGCCGCAGGACGGGGCGGGGACGCAGGACGCGGGCTCCGGGCGCCACTCCGCAGAGGTGTTCTTCAACACCACCTCCTTCTCGCTCGCCGGGGCGGGTGGACATGCCTTCTCCGCCGATACCGGCCAGCTGCTGATTTCCTCCGACGAGACCGGCGTGTTCAACGCTTACCGGCTCGATCCGGAAACCGGCACGCGCGAGGCGCTGACGCAGTCCACCGACAACGCGGTGTTCGCGGTGAGCTGGTTTCCGGCCGACGGCCGGGCGCTGGTGACGATGGACGAGGGCGGCAACGAGCTCAATCACGTCTATGTCCGCGAGCTCGACGGCACGCTGACCGATCTGACACCCGGGGAAAACGTGAAGGCGAGCTTCTCGGGCTGGTCGGCGGACGGGGCGCAGTTCTGGATCACCACGAACGAGCGCGATCCGGCCGCCTTCGACCTCTATGTGTACGACGCGGACGATTACGAACGCGCGCTCGTGTTCGAGAACGCCGACGCGCTCGCCCCGGCCGCGATCAGTCCGGACGGGCGCTGGCTGGCGCTGGAGCGTCCGCGCACCTCGGCCGACAGCGACATCCTGCTCGTCGACCTGTCGAGCGAGGACAGGACGCCCCGGCTCATCACGGCCCACGAGGGCAATATCGCCTACGGCGTCTACACCTTCACGCCCGACAGTGAGGCCCTGGTCTACGCCACCGACGAGCACGGCGAATGGAACCAGGCCTGGCGCTACGACATCGAGACGGGCGAGCAGGCCCCGCTGATCGAGGCGGAGTGGGACGTGATGTACGTCGCCTACTCGCCTTCGGGCCGCTACCGGGTGAGCGCGCTCAACGCCGACGGCTTCACCGACGTGTCGATCCTCGACGAGGAGACCGGCGGGGAGCTGCTCCTGCCCGCGAGCGTGCCGGCGGGCGATCTCGCCTCGGTGCGCTTCAACCCGGCCGAGACGCAGGTGGCTTTCCTCGTCACCTCCTCGACCGCGCCGGCGAACGTGCACTGGGTGGATCTGAGATCGGGCGAGCACCGCCAGCTGACCGAGGCGCTCAACCCCGCGCTCGATCCGGAAGACCTCGTCGAGGCGCAGGTCGTGCGTTTCGAGAGCTTCGACGGGCTGGAAATCCCCGGCATCCTGTACCGTCCGCACGGGGCGAGCGCCGACAATCCGGTGCCCGCGCTCGTGCTTGTCCATGGCGGACCCGGCGGGCAGAGCCGGGCGGGCTACAGCGCCATGATCCAGCACCTGGTCAACAATGGCTATGCCGTCTATGCGGCGAACAACCGCGGCAGCTCGGGCTACGGCAAGACCTTCTTCCACATGGACGACCGGCGCCATGGCGAGGAGGATCTGCGCGACATCGTCGCCGCGGGCGACTACCTGCGGGCCCAGGACTGGGTGCGCGACGACGCGGTCGGCGTGATCGGCGGCTCCTATGGCGGCTACATCACCGCGGCCGCGCTCGCCTTCCACCCGGAAGCCTTCGATGTCGGCATCAACATCTTCGGCGTGACCAACTGGGTGCGCACGCTGCAGTCCATCCCGCCCTGGTGGGAGGCCTTCCGCGAGGCGCTCTACGACGAGATGGGCGATCCGGCGACCGACGAGGAACGCCACCGCGCGATCTCTCCGCTCTTCCACGCGCAGAACATCGTCAAGCCGCTGCTCGTGGTGCAGGGCGCCAACGATCCGCGCGTGCTGCAGGTGGAGAGCGACGAACTCGTCGAGGCCGTGCGCGCCAATGGCGTGCCGGTCGAGTACGTGATCTTTCCCGACGAGGGCCACGGCTTCCTGAGGCGGGAAAACCGCATCACTGCCTCGAACGCCTATGTCGCCTTCCTCGACCGGTATCTGCGAGGGGACGCGCCGGAGGCGGCGGCCGAGTAG
- the fabG gene encoding 3-oxoacyl-[acyl-carrier-protein] reductase, whose product MFDLSGKKALVTGATGGLGGEIARALHAQGAQVAISGTRKEKLEDLAAELGERVAVTPCDLSDSDAVDALPKQASEALGGLDILVSNAGITRDQLLMRMKDEDWHTVIKVNLEAHYRLCKASMRGMMKARWGRIIGITSVVGVTGNPGQANYAASKAGMIGFTKALAQEIASRGVTANCVAPGFIASPMTDALTDEQKQAILQKIPAGELGSGKDIAAACVYLASEEAGYVTGQTLHVNGGMAMI is encoded by the coding sequence ATGTTCGATCTGTCTGGAAAGAAGGCGCTGGTCACCGGCGCGACCGGCGGGCTCGGCGGCGAGATCGCCCGGGCCCTGCACGCGCAGGGCGCCCAGGTGGCGATCTCCGGCACGCGCAAGGAAAAGCTCGAGGATCTGGCCGCCGAGCTGGGCGAGCGCGTCGCGGTGACGCCGTGCGACCTCTCCGACTCCGATGCGGTCGATGCGCTCCCGAAGCAGGCTTCCGAGGCGCTCGGCGGGCTCGACATCCTCGTGTCCAATGCCGGCATCACGCGCGACCAGCTGCTGATGCGCATGAAGGACGAGGACTGGCACACCGTGATCAAGGTCAATCTCGAGGCCCATTACCGCCTGTGCAAGGCCTCGATGCGCGGCATGATGAAGGCGCGCTGGGGCCGCATCATCGGGATTACCTCGGTGGTCGGCGTCACCGGCAATCCGGGCCAGGCGAACTACGCCGCCTCCAAGGCCGGCATGATTGGCTTCACCAAGGCGCTCGCCCAGGAGATCGCCTCGCGCGGCGTAACGGCCAATTGCGTCGCGCCCGGCTTCATCGCCTCGCCGATGACCGATGCGCTGACCGACGAGCAGAAGCAGGCGATTCTGCAGAAGATTCCGGCCGGCGAACTCGGCTCGGGCAAGGACATCGCCGCAGCCTGTGTGTATCTCGCCAGCGAAGAGGCCGGTTACGTGACAGGTCAGACATTGCACGTGAATGGCGGCATGGCCATGATCTGA
- the rpsR gene encoding 30S ribosomal protein S18, whose protein sequence is MSISNVPARRAFTRRRKVCPFSGEDAPKIDYKDIKLLQRYMSERGKIVPSRITAVSQKKQRELARAIKRARFLGLLPYAVE, encoded by the coding sequence ATGTCGATTTCCAACGTCCCCGCCCGCCGCGCCTTCACGCGCCGCCGCAAGGTCTGCCCGTTCTCCGGCGAAGATGCGCCGAAGATCGACTACAAGGACATCAAGCTGCTGCAGCGCTACATGTCCGAGCGCGGCAAGATCGTGCCCTCGCGTATCACCGCGGTGTCCCAGAAGAAGCAGCGTGAACTCGCCCGCGCGATCAAGCGCGCCCGCTTCCTGGGCCTGCTGCCCTACGCCGTCGAGTAA
- a CDS encoding acyl carrier protein has product MSNDVLSRVKKIVVEHLDVEEDKVTENASFIDDLGADSLDNVELVMAFEEEFDIEIPDDAAEHIQTVGDAVKFISEKKD; this is encoded by the coding sequence ATGTCTAACGACGTTCTTTCCCGGGTTAAGAAAATTGTCGTCGAGCATCTCGATGTCGAAGAGGACAAGGTCACCGAGAACGCGTCCTTCATCGACGATCTCGGCGCGGACTCCCTCGACAATGTCGAGCTGGTGATGGCGTTCGAGGAAGAGTTCGACATCGAAATTCCCGACGACGCGGCCGAGCACATCCAGACCGTCGGCGACGCGGTGAAGTTCATCTCCGAGAAGAAAGACTAA
- a CDS encoding replicative DNA helicase, translating to MTAETLTHDAETGREDSHAPPHNIEAEQAFLGALLYDNDIYHRVADWLRAEHFYDPVHGRIYEAASRLISNGQLADAVVLKNRFERDEGLKEIGGAVYLADLMREAPDPASAPEYARLVYDLALRRALITIGSEITKTAMDAGVEQEAKNLIETAERSLFRLAESGAASKGFMPFAQALGDSVAMAEAAYKRGGGLSGISTGLRTLDAKLGGLHPSDLLILAGRPSMGKTALATNIAFSVARNYKAEEQPDGTRKTVDGGVVGFFSLEMSAEQLATRLIADYTGISGYHIRQGRIDAAQYEDIRDAVEQIQDCPLFIDDTGGISIGALAARARRLKRMHGLDLIVIDYLQLITTSSSRSDSRVQEVSEITQALKALAKELDVPVIALSQLSRQVEQRDDKKPQLSDLRESGSIEQDADAVLFVYREAYYLERLEPKEGTEEHLKWEDEMREIRNKAEVIIGKQRHGPIGSVKVAFDPERTKFSDLEDTGRYENYD from the coding sequence ATGACTGCCGAAACCCTCACCCACGATGCCGAGACCGGACGCGAGGACAGCCACGCGCCGCCGCACAATATCGAGGCGGAGCAGGCCTTCCTGGGCGCCCTGCTCTACGACAACGACATCTACCACCGCGTGGCCGACTGGCTGCGCGCGGAGCATTTCTACGATCCGGTCCACGGCCGCATCTACGAGGCGGCGAGCAGGCTGATCTCGAACGGCCAGCTCGCCGACGCGGTGGTGCTGAAGAACCGCTTCGAGCGCGACGAGGGCCTGAAGGAGATCGGCGGGGCGGTCTATCTCGCCGACCTGATGCGCGAGGCGCCCGACCCGGCCTCGGCGCCGGAATACGCCCGCCTGGTCTACGACCTCGCCCTCAGGCGCGCGCTGATCACGATCGGTTCGGAGATCACCAAGACGGCGATGGATGCCGGGGTCGAGCAGGAGGCCAAGAACCTCATCGAGACCGCCGAGCGTTCGCTCTTCCGCCTCGCCGAGAGCGGGGCCGCGAGCAAGGGCTTCATGCCGTTTGCCCAGGCGCTCGGGGATTCGGTCGCCATGGCCGAGGCCGCCTACAAGCGCGGCGGCGGGCTTTCGGGAATCTCCACCGGCCTGAGAACCCTCGACGCCAAGCTCGGCGGACTCCATCCCTCCGACCTGCTCATCCTCGCCGGGCGGCCCTCCATGGGCAAGACGGCGCTCGCGACCAACATCGCCTTCTCGGTCGCGCGCAATTACAAGGCCGAGGAACAGCCCGACGGCACCCGCAAGACCGTGGACGGCGGCGTGGTCGGCTTCTTCTCGCTGGAAATGAGCGCCGAACAGCTCGCGACCCGCCTGATCGCCGATTACACCGGCATATCCGGCTATCACATCCGCCAGGGCCGGATCGACGCGGCCCAGTACGAGGATATCCGTGACGCGGTCGAGCAGATCCAGGACTGCCCGCTCTTCATCGACGATACCGGCGGCATCTCGATCGGCGCCCTCGCCGCGCGCGCGCGCCGCCTCAAGCGCATGCACGGCCTCGATCTCATCGTGATCGACTATCTCCAGCTCATCACCACCTCGAGTTCGCGTTCGGACAGCCGGGTGCAGGAGGTATCCGAGATCACCCAGGCGCTGAAGGCGCTCGCCAAGGAACTCGACGTGCCGGTCATCGCGCTGTCCCAGCTCTCGCGCCAGGTCGAGCAGCGCGACGACAAGAAGCCGCAGCTGTCGGACCTGCGCGAATCCGGCTCCATCGAGCAGGATGCCGACGCGGTTCTCTTCGTTTACCGGGAGGCCTATTATCTCGAACGCCTCGAGCCCAAGGAGGGCACCGAGGAGCACCTGAAGTGGGAAGACGAGATGCGCGAGATCCGCAACAAGGCGGAGGTGATCATCGGCAAGCAGCGCCACGGCCCGATCGGTTCGGTCAAGGTGGCCTTCGATCCCGAGCGCACCAAGTTCTCCGACCTCGAAGACACCGGCCGGTACGAAAATTACGACTGA
- a CDS encoding YicC/YloC family endoribonuclease, translating into MGQLSGMTGFGRAERSDDTGTASVEARSVNGKGLDLRLRLAPGLDRLESEVRNRVKARFSRGSVSLNVVFAEPEGASSLHIDRERLLALAEAGRDLVERGLAEKPRVDGLLALKGVIVTEETDPDEERLAAIDALVLAAVDEALDGLEAARREEGASLKALLLAHVEEIERLRARAAGHAATQPGAIRDRIKAKFDELLPQGLDEDRLVQEAAALAVRADVREELDRLAAHVESARSLIGEGSPVGRKLDFLSQEFNREANTLCSKSADRELTDLGLALKAAIDQVREQVQNVE; encoded by the coding sequence ATGGGCCAGCTGTCGGGCATGACCGGCTTCGGCCGGGCCGAACGCTCGGACGACACCGGCACGGCCAGCGTCGAGGCACGTTCGGTCAACGGCAAGGGGCTCGACCTGCGCCTGCGGCTCGCTCCCGGGCTCGACCGGCTGGAGAGCGAGGTCCGCAACCGGGTCAAGGCCCGCTTCTCGCGCGGCTCGGTCAGCCTCAATGTCGTCTTTGCCGAGCCGGAAGGCGCGTCGAGCCTGCACATCGACCGCGAGCGCCTTCTCGCCCTCGCCGAGGCCGGCCGCGATCTCGTCGAGCGCGGGCTTGCCGAGAAGCCGCGCGTCGACGGCCTCCTGGCGCTGAAGGGCGTCATCGTCACCGAGGAGACCGACCCGGACGAAGAGCGGCTCGCCGCGATCGACGCCCTCGTGCTCGCCGCGGTGGACGAGGCGCTCGACGGCCTCGAGGCCGCGCGCCGCGAGGAGGGGGCCTCGCTGAAGGCGCTGCTGCTCGCCCACGTGGAGGAGATCGAGCGTCTGCGCGCGCGTGCCGCCGGTCACGCCGCGACCCAGCCGGGCGCGATCCGCGACCGCATCAAGGCGAAGTTCGACGAACTCCTGCCCCAGGGCCTGGACGAGGACCGGCTGGTCCAGGAAGCCGCCGCGCTCGCCGTGCGCGCCGACGTGCGCGAGGAACTCGACCGGCTCGCCGCCCATGTCGAGAGCGCCAGGAGCCTCATCGGCGAAGGCTCGCCGGTGGGCCGCAAGCTCGATTTCCTGTCCCAGGAATTCAATCGCGAAGCCAATACGCTATGCTCGAAGTCGGCCGATCGCGAGCTGACCGATCTCGGCCTTGCCCTGAAGGCCGCGATCGACCAGGTGCGCGAGCAGGTCCAGAACGTGGAGTGA
- the rpsF gene encoding 30S ribosomal protein S6, which produces MAYYEHVFVARPDISPAQAESLIEDIKTLVEEKGGKVGKTEYWGLRTLAYRINKNRKGHYGYIDMEAGNEVLEALDYRQRYADDVMRHMTVKVDELSDEPSAILKKGDDRKRKPRT; this is translated from the coding sequence ATGGCTTACTACGAACACGTGTTCGTGGCCCGCCCGGACATTTCTCCGGCGCAGGCCGAAAGCCTCATCGAGGACATCAAAACCCTCGTCGAGGAAAAGGGCGGCAAGGTCGGCAAGACCGAGTACTGGGGTCTGCGCACCCTCGCCTACCGCATCAACAAGAACCGCAAGGGCCATTACGGCTATATCGACATGGAAGCCGGCAACGAGGTCCTCGAGGCCCTCGACTACCGCCAGCGCTATGCCGACGACGTCATGCGTCACATGACGGTCAAGGTCGACGAGCTCTCCGACGAGCCCAGCGCCATCCTGAAAAAGGGTGACGACCGCAAGCGCAAGCCGCGCACGTAA
- the mltG gene encoding endolytic transglycosylase MltG, whose translation MLWLAAGFALLLVAAAGVVAGGYYWLEREFTEPGPAGPDETVMIEPGSGLIRIANTLEREGLISDAFVFRAMVSLEGGEGDLRAGEYAIPEAASMETIYRILLEGETIQYPVTAAEGLTSAMIVRLVEAHPMLTGETGPVPPEGSLLPETYMVPRGTPRRDVIERMADAQDRLLAELWPQRDPDLPFDTVEEAIILASIVEKETGVAEERPLVASVFVNRMRRGMRLQSDPTIIYGLTQGEPLGRGIRRSELESLAGGYNTYQIDGLPPTPIANPGEASIRAVLNPPESDYLYFVADGTGGHVFAETLAQHNRNVAAWRRIERQRGGR comes from the coding sequence GTGCTGTGGCTGGCCGCCGGGTTCGCGTTACTGCTCGTCGCGGCCGCCGGCGTGGTTGCCGGCGGGTATTACTGGCTCGAGCGCGAGTTCACCGAGCCCGGTCCGGCCGGGCCCGATGAAACGGTCATGATCGAGCCGGGCTCCGGCCTCATCCGCATCGCGAACACGCTCGAGCGCGAAGGCCTCATCTCCGATGCCTTCGTGTTCCGCGCCATGGTTTCGCTCGAGGGGGGCGAGGGCGATCTGCGCGCGGGCGAGTACGCGATTCCCGAGGCCGCCTCGATGGAGACGATCTACCGGATCCTCCTGGAAGGCGAGACGATCCAGTACCCCGTGACCGCCGCCGAGGGGCTGACGAGCGCGATGATCGTGCGCCTGGTCGAGGCTCACCCGATGCTGACCGGGGAGACCGGCCCGGTCCCGCCCGAGGGCTCGCTCCTGCCGGAGACCTACATGGTCCCGCGCGGCACGCCGCGCCGGGACGTGATCGAGCGCATGGCCGATGCGCAGGACCGGCTGCTCGCCGAACTCTGGCCGCAGCGCGATCCCGACCTGCCCTTCGACACGGTGGAGGAGGCGATCATCCTCGCCTCGATCGTGGAGAAGGAGACGGGCGTGGCCGAGGAGCGCCCGCTGGTCGCCTCGGTCTTCGTCAACCGGATGCGCCGCGGCATGCGCCTGCAGAGCGACCCGACGATCATCTACGGCCTGACGCAGGGCGAGCCGCTCGGACGCGGCATCCGACGCTCCGAGCTGGAGAGCCTGGCCGGCGGCTACAACACCTACCAGATCGACGGGCTTCCCCCGACCCCGATCGCCAATCCCGGCGAGGCTTCCATCCGCGCGGTGCTGAACCCGCCGGAGAGCGACTATCTCTATTTCGTCGCCGACGGGACGGGCGGGCATGTCTTCGCCGAGACCCTCGCCCAGCACAATCGCAACGTGGCCGCCTGGCGGCGCATCGAGCGCCAGCGGGGAGGCCGGTGA
- the gmk gene encoding guanylate kinase: MSGDGLSGPVFRGRRRGLMLVLSSPSGAGKTTLSKRLISLNPDLVLSISATTRAPRPGEVEGQDYYFMTPKEFEEKIAAGEFFEWAKVFDHYYGTPKAPIEEALDEGRDVVFDIDWQGARSLAKEAPDDVVRVFILPPSLALLRDRLKKRKQDSDDIIKSRMNRAKSEIEHWNEYDYVVLNDDFSRALEKLSEILHAERLKRVRHPWLEGFVEELMKEE; this comes from the coding sequence ATGAGCGGTGACGGACTTTCAGGCCCGGTCTTCCGCGGCCGCCGGCGCGGCCTCATGCTGGTGCTGTCGAGCCCCTCCGGGGCAGGCAAGACCACGCTGTCCAAGCGCCTGATCTCGCTCAATCCCGATCTCGTCCTGTCGATCTCGGCGACGACGCGCGCGCCGCGTCCCGGCGAGGTCGAGGGCCAGGACTACTACTTCATGACCCCGAAGGAATTCGAGGAGAAGATCGCCGCCGGCGAGTTCTTCGAGTGGGCCAAGGTCTTCGACCATTACTACGGCACGCCGAAAGCCCCGATCGAGGAGGCGCTCGACGAGGGTCGCGACGTGGTCTTCGACATCGACTGGCAGGGCGCTCGCTCGCTCGCCAAGGAAGCCCCCGACGACGTGGTGCGCGTCTTCATCCTGCCGCCCTCGCTGGCGCTGCTGCGCGACCGCCTGAAGAAGCGCAAGCAGGATTCAGACGACATCATCAAGTCGCGCATGAACCGCGCCAAGAGCGAGATCGAGCACTGGAACGAGTACGACTATGTCGTGCTCAACGACGACTTCTCCCGCGCGCTGGAAAAGCTCTCCGAAATCCTCCACGCCGAGCGCCTCAAACGCGTCCGCCATCCCTGGCTGGAAGGCTTCGTCGAGGAATTGATGAAGGAGGAGTAG
- the fabF gene encoding beta-ketoacyl-ACP synthase II, with translation MSKRRVVVTGLGLVTPLGCGLETVWSRLIQGQSGLARIEHFEVEDLPCKIAGIVPRVDGRNGGGPDVEGSFDPDAVLPAREQKRIDEFILYAIAAADEALKHSGWEAKDEAAKERAGVLIGSGIGGLQTIYEASITLHERGPRKLSPFVIPAMLINLASGQVSIRHGLKGPNHAVVTACSTGAHAIGDAARLIAYGDADMMVAGGAEAAITRLGYGGFAAARALSTGFNDDPKAASRPYDKDRDGFVMGEGAGVVILEDYESARARGATIYAEVAGYGLSGDAYHITAPAEDGDGGYRSMKMALGNAGLSGKDVDYVNAHGTSTPKGDEIELRAVERLFGEGAQDLVMSSTKSAIGHLLGAAGAVEAIFSILAMRDGVCPPTLNLDNPSVETPINLAAKKAVKKTVDIALSNSFGFGGTNASVVFRRAD, from the coding sequence ATGTCGAAGCGCCGCGTAGTCGTCACTGGCCTCGGGCTGGTCACGCCGCTCGGGTGCGGGCTTGAAACCGTATGGTCCCGGCTGATCCAGGGTCAGTCGGGCCTGGCCCGCATCGAGCATTTCGAGGTCGAGGACCTGCCCTGCAAGATCGCGGGTATCGTTCCGCGCGTGGACGGCCGCAATGGCGGCGGGCCGGACGTGGAAGGGTCCTTCGATCCCGACGCGGTGCTGCCGGCGCGCGAGCAGAAACGCATCGACGAGTTCATTCTCTATGCGATCGCGGCGGCAGACGAGGCGCTGAAGCATTCGGGATGGGAAGCGAAGGACGAGGCCGCGAAGGAGCGCGCCGGCGTCCTAATCGGATCGGGCATCGGCGGTCTTCAGACCATCTATGAGGCCTCGATCACGCTGCACGAGCGGGGGCCGCGCAAGCTCTCGCCCTTCGTGATCCCGGCCATGCTGATCAACCTCGCCTCCGGCCAGGTTTCGATCCGGCATGGGCTCAAGGGTCCCAACCACGCCGTCGTCACGGCCTGCTCGACCGGCGCTCACGCGATCGGCGACGCGGCCCGGCTCATCGCCTACGGCGATGCCGACATGATGGTCGCAGGCGGTGCGGAAGCCGCGATAACGCGCCTGGGCTATGGCGGTTTCGCCGCGGCCCGCGCGCTCTCGACCGGTTTCAACGACGATCCGAAGGCGGCCTCGCGACCCTACGACAAGGACCGCGACGGTTTCGTCATGGGCGAGGGCGCGGGCGTCGTGATCCTGGAAGACTACGAGTCCGCCAGAGCGCGCGGCGCGACCATCTATGCCGAGGTCGCGGGCTACGGCCTCTCGGGAGACGCCTATCACATCACCGCCCCTGCCGAGGACGGCGATGGCGGCTACCGGTCGATGAAGATGGCGCTCGGCAATGCCGGCCTGTCGGGCAAGGATGTCGACTACGTCAACGCCCACGGCACCTCGACGCCGAAGGGCGACGAGATCGAGCTTCGCGCGGTCGAGCGCCTGTTCGGCGAGGGCGCGCAGGACCTGGTGATGAGTTCGACCAAGTCGGCGATCGGCCACCTGCTAGGTGCGGCCGGCGCGGTGGAGGCGATCTTCTCCATCCTCGCCATGCGCGACGGCGTCTGCCCGCCGACGCTCAATCTCGACAATCCGTCGGTGGAGACCCCGATCAATCTCGCCGCCAAGAAGGCGGTGAAGAAGACGGTCGATATCGCCCTGTCGAACTCGTTCGGCTTCGGCGGCACCAATGCCTCGGTCGTCTTCAGGCGGGCCGACTGA